Proteins encoded by one window of Arachis ipaensis cultivar K30076 chromosome B04, Araip1.1, whole genome shotgun sequence:
- the LOC107638065 gene encoding uncharacterized protein LOC107638065 isoform X4, producing MAVEGPSTSLLKLERCCNHCVSSSSDLPPLERSLAVCAVGICHRRRGGDSGGSCCSALLTERRRKIAATAVTGRPYRLQLPNPISLQFGFRLWFVYAEFCSPECRSCHPLGLSSDDFMSKLRLLLNHQSFRPLSERLSGQFGSYFCVVLFCLS from the exons ATGGCCGTCGAGGGTCCATCCACGTCGTTGCTGAAGCTTGAACGCTGCTGCAACCACTGCGTGTCATCGTCTTCAGATCTGCCGCCATTGGAGCGGAGCTTGGCCGTCTGCGCTGTAGGAATTTGTCATCGGAGGAGGGGAGGTGACAGTGGTGGAAGTTGTTGTTCTGCCCTGCTCACTGAACGGCGCAGGAAAATTGCGGCTACAGCCGTTACAGGACGCCCCTACAGGCTGCAGCTACCAAACCCTATTTCACTCCAATTTGGGTTCCGGCTCTGGTTTGTCTATGCCGAGTTTTGTTCTCCCGAATGTCGAAGCTGCCATCCTCTTG GGTTGAGTTCCGATGACTTCATGTCAAAATTAAGGTTGTTGCTGAACCATCAGAGCTTCCGGCCGCTATCAGAGCGGCTGTCCGGTCAATTTGGAAGCTATTTCTGTGTCGTTCTATTCTGTTTATCATG
- the LOC107638065 gene encoding uncharacterized protein LOC107638065 isoform X5, producing MAVEGPSTSLLKLERCCNHCVSSSSDLPPLERSLAVCAVGICHRRRGGDSGGSCCSALLTERRRKIAATAVTGRPYRLQLPNPISLQFGFRLWFVYAEFCSPECRSCHPLDM from the exons ATGGCCGTCGAGGGTCCATCCACGTCGTTGCTGAAGCTTGAACGCTGCTGCAACCACTGCGTGTCATCGTCTTCAGATCTGCCGCCATTGGAGCGGAGCTTGGCCGTCTGCGCTGTAGGAATTTGTCATCGGAGGAGGGGAGGTGACAGTGGTGGAAGTTGTTGTTCTGCCCTGCTCACTGAACGGCGCAGGAAAATTGCGGCTACAGCCGTTACAGGACGCCCCTACAGGCTGCAGCTACCAAACCCTATTTCACTCCAATTTGGGTTCCGGCTCTGGTTTGTCTATGCCGAGTTTTGTTCTCCCGAATGTCGAAGCTGCCATCCTCTTG ATATGTGA
- the LOC107638065 gene encoding uncharacterized protein LOC107638065 isoform X3: MAVEGPSTSLLKLERCCNHCVSSSSDLPPLERSLAVCAVGICHRRRGGDSGGSCCSALLTERRRKIAATAVTGRPYRLQLPNPISLQFGFRLWFVYAEFCSPECRSCHPLGLSSDDFMSKLRLLLNHQSFRPLSERLSGQFGSYFCVVLFCLS; the protein is encoded by the exons ATGGCCGTCGAGGGTCCATCCACGTCGTTGCTGAAGCTTGAACGCTGCTGCAACCACTGCGTGTCATCGTCTTCAGATCTGCCGCCATTGGAGCGGAGCTTGGCCGTCTGCGCTGTAGGAATTTGTCATCGGAGGAGGGGAGGTGACAGTGGTGGAAGTTGTTGTTCTGCCCTGCTCACTGAACGGCGCAGGAAAATTGCGGCTACAGCCGTTACAGGACGCCCCTACAGGCTGCAGCTACCAAACCCTATTTCACTCCAATTTGGGTTCCGGCTCTGGTTTGTCTATGCCGAGTTTTGTTCTCCCGAATGTCGAAGCTGCCATCCTCTTG GGTTGAGTTCCGATGACTTCATGTCAAAATTAAGGTTGTTGCTGAACCATCAGAGCTTCCGGCCGCTATCAGAGCGGCTGTCCGGTCAATTTGGAAGCTATTTCTGTGTCGTTCTATTCTGTTTATCATG A
- the LOC107638065 gene encoding uncharacterized protein LOC107638065 isoform X1, which produces MAVEGPSTSLLKLERCCNHCVSSSSDLPPLERSLAVCAVGICHRRRGGDSGGSCCSALLTERRRKIAATAVTGRPYRLQLPNPISLQFGFRLWFVYAEFCSPECRSCHPLGLSSDDFMSKLRLLLNHQSFRPLSERLSGQFGSYFCVVLFCLSW; this is translated from the exons ATGGCCGTCGAGGGTCCATCCACGTCGTTGCTGAAGCTTGAACGCTGCTGCAACCACTGCGTGTCATCGTCTTCAGATCTGCCGCCATTGGAGCGGAGCTTGGCCGTCTGCGCTGTAGGAATTTGTCATCGGAGGAGGGGAGGTGACAGTGGTGGAAGTTGTTGTTCTGCCCTGCTCACTGAACGGCGCAGGAAAATTGCGGCTACAGCCGTTACAGGACGCCCCTACAGGCTGCAGCTACCAAACCCTATTTCACTCCAATTTGGGTTCCGGCTCTGGTTTGTCTATGCCGAGTTTTGTTCTCCCGAATGTCGAAGCTGCCATCCTCTTG GGTTGAGTTCCGATGACTTCATGTCAAAATTAAGGTTGTTGCTGAACCATCAGAGCTTCCGGCCGCTATCAGAGCGGCTGTCCGGTCAATTTGGAAGCTATTTCTGTGTCGTTCTATTCTGTTTATCATGGTGA